Sequence from the Helianthus annuus cultivar XRQ/B chromosome 13, HanXRQr2.0-SUNRISE, whole genome shotgun sequence genome:
GCATGTAAGATCTTGGGAAACAACAAGACGCTCTTCAAGAGGAactaaattttacaaaaatatttgtttCATGAGAAGCCTATAGAGAAGCTGGAAGAGACTGTTAAAGCTTTTATTAATTGTTTAGATTAATGGCATGCCATAGTTTAAGGTAGATTTGCTTTTGTCAATTATTTCGATTAATGCCATAGTTTAATGTATAGGTGTTTGAATTATAGTTGTAATGTAATATttcttttttcattatttaatttcattcatctTTCCTTTATTTAAATATGTAGTTAAATTGtttaacccgtgtaacacacggggttctaacctagttaattaatATATGATAGCAGGTGATTAGTAACTAGGGTATTTCAGGTCTTTAACACAAGACACGTGGGAGTCTCCTTAGCCTCCACAACTTCCCATCTCATTTCCTTTTCCGAAGACACAGGACACAGATTagttatagagagagagagagagagacaaaaTTAGCCAGGGAGAGAGAGCGGAGCGACGGTGATGGAGGAACGGGCGGTGGTCTCCGTCCGGCCACCGACCGGTGGTTTTGACGCAGCGAACAACGGTAGAAGGCGGTGGTGCATGACGACGGCGATAATAAACCTCCGTTAAGACTACTCCTTTCTTTTGCCAGATTTGATTAGAAAGTTAGAGAGAGAACCGGAAAGatgagagagaaagacaagaaggAGAGGGAAGCGGCCGCTACTCCTTTCAATTGCTCGGTGTTCTACGACTTTTGTGAACGGCGTTAATGGCGCTTCATGGCAGCGATGGTCGTTGGTTGCTTGCCAGGTATGTGAAACGCTCTTTGTTTATCTGATGTTTGATTTTTCGTTTTTGTTTCTGATTTATGTGTTTGGTTAGCAGATGATGTCTAATAAACTATGGTTTCGGGTACaataatgatgattttgttgttgaTCGTTGTTTTCAGGCGTTGTAGAGGATATTTTAGGTTGTGATTCAAGTTGACATTTAGTTAGCGAGTAGCCCGACAAGTCATACTCTCCATTGAATCCATAGTTGCTACGTACAATGTATTTATTCAGGCGTTGTTTGGCGAGATCCAAAGAGTATCCTCGAGGGAAGGTAGGGCTGCCATTAAACTTCATTGATAATGGGCTTTTCAACAGTAAGTTCATTAGTTTCaatgaaattatatatttatatgtgtatttctTGAGATTGTGTTTGCTTTGTTGGATATTTTGACTTTGTTCAGGTGCATGACATCAGATTATGATGCAATATCCATCATACTTGATGTTCATAAATATGCCAAAACACCAGAAGATGCAGTTGCAGAAGTGCTTAAGGCAGGTGTCTATGTCTTATTTACTACTTTTATATTATTTAGGCAACAAAAACATCCAGCCAATGATTCAGAAGCTGTTATTGTACTGGCTGGGATAAGTGGACGTGGTAGCTTCCCTATGCATGTCGACAAGTTTTTAAGGTTGATGCTTCTGTTTCTAATACATTACCAGTAGCGTAGTAAATTTTTTCGCCTTTACTTGCGAATGGGTCATATTTGGGTTGTGCtttatctcaaacgggtcaaTAAAATTTGTTGTATACTTTTGTACATATAAACTAATGAGTAAACAACTTAGGCGTTTAAGGTTGCTTCTATTGTGTTGCCTCAGGGTCCTCAACACCTCCCTTCTTTGCTTCTACAACACCAGAGCACGTGTTCTTTCAAGACCTTCAACCTGGACTATATCAACAATTTTAGCTCAAGGTGAATATAAGTATTGTTATATGCATTGAAATATATTACAAATAAGATACAAAAGGGTTAACGATAACCTTTAAAATGTTTCAAATTAATTGTTTTAGTACTTAAATTCTTTTGACAATGTTTATATCTTATTCTACCTGTATAAGGCGCCAGATTAGGTTCTGGTCTGAAAGGGTGTGGGTTCACCTCCCAGTCTCAATAAATTGTTTATGTCAGCAAGTGAATGAACAGTGATTAGTAACTAGGGCATTTCAGGTCTTTAACACAAGACACGTGGGAGTCTCCTCAGCCTCCACAACTTCCCATATCATTTCCTTTTCCGGTACGAAGACACAGGACATATATTAGTTATAGAGAGAGAGACAAAATTAGCCAGGTAGAGAGAGCGGAGCGACGGTGATGGAGGAACGGAAGGTGGTCTCCGTCCGGTGGTTTTGACGCAGCAAACAACGGTAGAAGGCGGTGGTGCTTAAGGGTTCCGCTGTGACACTATGACGACGGCGCTAATAAACCTCCCTTTAGACTACTCCTTTCTTTTTCCAGATCTGATCAgaaagttagagagagaaagacaagaaggAGAGGGAAGCGGCCGCTGCGTCAATGAAAAAAGAGGTTTCCGGTCACCACGTTTATCTATTGCTAAAAATTGTTTTTGTATGTAAGATTTCTTCTTATTGCCTCTATGATTTTTACATATAATTCTATGAACGGTCTGTTATTATAGAATTGATTCACTTTATTGATGTGTTTTTGTTTGGAAATTTGTTATTTTATCTGTGCAGTTTATTTGGTATTTGACATCGTATTTATCCCTTTCAACAACGGGGGAGGGGGCGATCTACAGTTGCTTACTTGGTTAAAAATGTAAGATGATGAAGGTGAAGGTTCTAGTGTATGGCTGTACGGGCGATCGTTCTGGCGATATCTTAGGTAATCGATTTTCATGGTTTTCTTTTTCACGATGATCATGTTTTTAATGTCTTTGTTGCTCAAATTCATTGCATGTGGTGTTTAAGAAAGATATGGGCAAACTTTTCAGATCAACGAAGGGATTTTAGGCCCCAGTTTTTCTGTTAACGCTGATTTCAATTTCTTTTGTAACTAAAAAAGATGATGGAAACAGGATAaggagatgaagaagaagattgATTCTTAGATGAAGGCTGTGGCATTTAGACACCATACGACAAATCGACAAGTACATGCCAAGGATTTGTGGAGGTTAGATTTAacgattttttttaattataaatcgGCCAGTACATCCATGTATGTGACATCGTTTTATTTGCTATCATAGGTTCGAATAGCAACAATTTGTATATAATTCAATTTGATACTCTTGGCCTCTTAGACCAACAAATTCTGTATGTACATTTTGAACCTTTAGCGTTTGGAAATTGGATTCTGCTTTAGATTTATTCGAGTCGATTGCTCACTCCACAAATCGTAGGAACAAATTTACATCACGTGCAATCATCAGCATATGCATTTTCCTACTTTTATGTAGTTTTTAATCAGTACTAATCCCCTATTTTCTTATAATTAAACTGCTTCTTTAATTGAAACCTAGGTATCTGAAGATGACAACTGAAGCAATGGATGTTCCAAAAACTGGATTCAGTTTTGACCTTTGTAGGAGAAACAAGATGATGACAAAGAAAGGCTTAAAATCTATGGGCATCTTAACACCTTAACTACTATTGTTTGCTTGATCTTTGAGGTATGGTATGTTTCTATTACGTTTGATTGTGTGCTTGCTGTGTTTTAGCTGAATTAGGTTTATGTGAAGTAAGATTATGGCGTTTTGATCTGTACTTTATTGATACTTTCAGTTAGACGTGCTGTAGATTGTTTGTAGTTCGTATTATACTTGAAATTATCTTCCGGGGAAACTATCTAAACAAGATCCAACAAGTTCATCAAAGTTGACTAATAAGATATTCAATAAAGTTGATTGATAAATACAAGTTTAAGCTGAGTAATAAGATTTCTTCCAAGTTCCGAAAACTGGATTCGGTTTTAACCTTTTTACCAACTTTTCATCTTTATAATTTATAATCATGTGAATTGAGATGGGTGttgttaaatattaaaaaaattaacatgttattttgtttttatctCTATATTCAAGAtatcatagttgtcaatagcgagcgGACAATAGCGACAAGCTAACTATATGCTACGTAACGATAGTGATGAAATAGTGGGTTTTCATgtttagcgatacactagaagaaAGTTTAAGAaatttttattatatgtatattttattaaaatattttgttttttcATGTATATTAATCTAAAAcgctattttatttttatattaaaacaaccaaacaaaaaaacctaaaatcccaCTATATTCACGCTATGGAGTCGTTAATCATTAGGTTGCGAGAAAAGGTCGCTCCGCTATGAAGTGTACGATAGCGAACACTCTTTTTGCTATTGACAGCAGTGCAAGACATCTGGAGAAACTGTACATTGATACGATCTAATCTAAGACAACTTGATTTAAGTTCCTTTATGTTGCCTTTCAGATCCTTATATTGATATGATTACGTTATTGCTTTCTGATTGATTTTAGGGTTACCAACttgaagaaaacaaaaataaaagaaagaaatCTATTGGTTCAGTTGATTGTGTTATTACTTTCTGATTTTAGGGTTACCAACTTGAAGGTAATGTCAGCACTAGCACTTGGATCAACCGGTGTGAGGTTTGATGAGAGTAGGAGCAGCAAGAAAAGtgtgaacacataatcaagcaaTGAGAAAGCTGACTTTATGGCCATGAAAGAGTGTAAAGTAAGCAGCCTTAAAAGGCCTATGAAAAGGGCCAAGATAGTTCAAAGAACCATGGTTGTAAAATTATTTCATTTCCAGAAAGCTTTAATAAATCGTGTATTTTTTGTCGATTTTTGTGGATCAAAAGAAATACAATTCATGCCTATGCTCTTGATTCGAACACAACATTATTGTTTAGGATTCTTTTTGGGTTGTTGCAACGATTGGTGATACTAAGTTGTCCCCGACACAGTACCGGAGCCTATACTAAGTTGTCCCCCGCACTACCTCCGCCCTCATCGGTGCCCAAACGGTCTTTGCTGTCGGCGTAACAACCGTCCAACGGTTGTTTTTCGAGAGGAGTttaccgccgcaacgcgcggtgGGGAAACAACTAGTTTAAGACTAACATCCGGATCTCATAATATTTAATATTCAATCCAATTGTCAAGCCAACAAACAAATACcataaaatcacaatattatattatattatattatattatactaggttataaccccgtgtattacacgggttgaataaataagttttatatactaaataataaaacaatatatctttaaaaaccttctttattgcacaagttaaataaatataattttatatattaaataataaaaatttatatctataagaacaatattgtacaggttgaataaatgtaattttatatacaaaataaaaaagttatatctttaaaaccacgtgtattacacgagttgaataaatgtaatattgtttaccaaataataaaataatacatctttaaaaaaccccatttattacatgggttgaataaatgtaattttatataccaaataataaaaaaatacatctttaaaaatatgcgtattacacggtttgaataaatgtaatattttgtactaaataataaaaaaaaatatatatatccttaaaaatctcgtgtattgtacgaattgaataaatctaattttatacatcaaataataaaattacgattttgaccccttggttatatcacttttacccttttagcccaaaaaagaatttttaacatctaaTCCCAACGtatttttttctaacctttttggcccctaacgcctttttttaacccttttgggccctaacatttaatggatgaagttagtgttaggggccaaaaaggttagaaaagaagacgttgggggctcggatgataaaaattcttttttgggctaaaagggtaaaagtgatataactacaggggccaaaatcgtaattttctctaaagaattttttaacatctaagcccccaacgtcttttttctaaccttttggcccctaacgtcgtttttaacccttttggcccctaacatttaatggatgaggttagtgttaggggccaaaatggttagaaaagaagacgttagaggctcagatgttaaaaaattttcttgagctaaaagggtaaaagtaatataactacaggggccaaaatccctaacgtctttttttaacacttttggcccctaacatttaacgGATGATGTTAGTGTTAGGggctaaaagggttagaaaagaagacgttggaggctcagatgttaaaaaattcttgaGCTAAAAGGTAAAAGTAATATAACTACAGGGGTCAAAATTGTAATTTtctctaaataatattataaataagaagaagattaaactaaataataattatccataagatattaaactaaataatatttaataagagggttatctataattaattagaaaagattaaattaaagtaataattatctataagagatgccctaatatgatgacaagtgtcccaaaagtggtttcttttattatatagtatagatagattatACTACATATACATTTAGAAGATGGGGTATAGTGCCAGGCAGCCATTGAACcaactttttttaatttaattttattctcagtttaaaattacgctttcatCCTTCGTTTAAAAATACGTTCTTGCCCCTagctaaaaaaaatataattttgcccctagctcaaaattacgcttttgccctcggttcaaaaactcatttttaattttgttctcagtttaaaattacagcTTCGcccttcgtttaaaattacggttttgccacgttcaaaataaaactttggttttccctctaccttaaaattacgattctaccctcagctcaaaattacgttttttcccacagttgaaaataaaattatgattcccccccccccaagctcaaaattatgattttactctcagtttaaaattatgatttcgcctccagctcaaaatataattacgattttgccctctatacagacatacatgttatgagagagaaatttTCGGTTTATtaccccgcaacgcgggcggggcaaaaactagttacCCTACATATACAAAAAGGAgtgggaatagtgccaggcaagCTTGCCTGACACTTCCCTGTTGGACcaactcatttttaatttaattttatttccagtctaaaattacggtttcgaactttgtttaaaattacgtttttgcccctaactcaaaataaaattatattttcgCCCTGACtcaaaatttacgcttttgccctcaattcaaaaATCCATTTCTAATTCTACTCCCAATTTAAATTAACGGTTTCGCCCTCCgtctaaaattacgcttttgcccccccccccccccttcaaaataaaaatatgtttttgcccctagctcgaaattacgattttgcccccaactcaaaattacgattttgcccatagttcaaaataaaattatgttttcccccataactcaaaattatgattttgcactcattcaaaatatttttacgattttgccctctgttcaaaattatgattttgctcccatttcaaaaattacgatttctcCCCCAGTTAAATATTATGATCTTCCCatcgttttactttttttttttttttttttttttgcaaaactatagtactgttttaTTTTGCTTGGTTGACTCAATGTAACTTTTATTGTGTCAAGCAGCtgtctaacactcgctcattggtcctgacaaattagtattttacccccagctcaaaattaaaGACCTGTTATTGTTTTAAtctttttagcaaaactatggtagtgttttcgTTTAATTGGTTGTCTCGATGTATTTTTTTAGATGGTTttataagtagtatgtacaagtaacctaaatacatgcatacatgttatGAAACTAGGAAATATTTGATTTAACGCCCTACAACGCGGGCGGCATAGGTGTAATTTTGATTCGTCCAGGCATGCCTGGTACATgctcatttgtcctgaaaaattacaattttgcttccagtttaaaattatagtctttctatcgttttagtttttttttagtaaaagtatggtagtgtttttgttttaattggttgactcgatgtaatttttttgatatcgtgttatgagtagtatgtacaagtaaccgaaacacagacatacatgttatgagagagaaatattcggcttattgccccgcaacgcggacgGGGCAAAAACTAGTGTATAACATTTACGCCGCTTCCACAATTCCACTCCGGTCGACAGCCATCATTGAAGAACAATAAGTTGATCTAGAGTTTATGtattcaaattcaagttttattTACTTTGTTACTTTGTTCGATTTCGAGTTCATTTAGAATTTATCAAATTTTGAATCAAATTCAAATTCAGTAATCAAACTTCGAATAGAATTCGAATTCAGCTTCAATTAATTCGAGTATTCGAAAGTGGATTTGTTGAACACGTATCTGAGGACATGATCTAGGATAGGGATTCGTGAAGACATAGGATAAAGGTTAAGGACTATTAAGGGATGACGTATAGGTAGCCTAGTTTTTGGGTTAAGGGGGATTTAACATATGATTGTCTTTCGGTAACATGTGCATTGGTTGTCTTATGATGCTATAAATGTTATGTAGTATGTGCTCACTCCTGTTGATATTTGGTAGTTTTATTTCACTATGGTACCCGTCTTTTCTGTTTGTTTCACGTCTGTTTGTTCGTATGCTTTTATTTTTGAGCTGGGGGTCTttctggaagcagtctctctaccCCCAAGGGATAGAGTTAAGGTTTGCCTACATCTCACCATCCCTTGACCCTACCTCTAGCTCTGCTATTGGTGGGATATGCTGGGTACGGTTGTTGTTGTATAGATGCTCTAGTCTCATTTCTATTTAGACAGCAAATTGGACAAAGAAAAAAAAGTTACTGCACTAGATTGCTTATTTGGTAACATGTACTATTGTTTGTTGTCTAGTACCACTTGTTTTATTTGGgtacacaattatataaatgaaCTTGTCGACATCCTAAATAACATACAAATTTCGCTGCATGATGTAGAAATCACACGCCAGGTGCTTAGATTCTTCCAGGTCAGAATTGTTAGCTAATATTTGAATTTGGCAAACCGAATAAAAACTATATTCATTCGGACGCGGACTGTGACAGGACGATGGTATGAAAAAAGTTTCATTTTCGGTTCAGTCCGGTCCAAAACAGGATTTTGTCTTTCTTGTAATGAAATGATTTGTTCATGAAATAGGTTAGGAGCCGGTTTGAGGCAGTATAAACGTGTCAAACGGCTTGACAGGTCCAAACGGGTTGCAAACAAATTAAAAGGGTTGACAAGTtggatttataaaaaaatatatattttttatatttttataataacgtCACATAGGTCAATTGTTTAATTTTGAGACAACTTGAACATGACTCATTTATTTAACAGGTCAAACCTGGCATGTTTATCAAACATATTAGTTGATAAACTCAAAACGTGACTATTTTGGTTCTCTCCATATGAGTTATAGATATTCTCTTAACGTACGAACACGAAGATAAAATATCAAATTCTATCTAAAGAAATCCTTAATGATGAACTTTACCCAAAAAAACAAAACCATTCAAATGTCATATATCTAGAGTTTACATATTACCACAAAGCAAGGTAGAAGAGCTTTAGGACTAAGCAAATAAAGATCTTCAATATTCGAATGAAGCCCGATTTTCCCAGCCAACGAGTCAAAACCCGTCTGCCCGGTTATCTCTTGAATGTTCTCTAATGGCCTATGCACCCGACCCGCAATCACTCTGCACACCATCAACGCCTTTCGTGTATCCAGCCCGTTATCACTCACTTCTATGGATTCAAAAGCCCGAGCGCtagttgaagttgtgaaaacaccAATGCCACCCTTGAACTCCCTATTAGTGGAAAACCCTTGTCTTATAATCCGACAAACACAACATTTGTCCGAAACACATAAACTAGATTCACCATTCATGCCAAGAGAACATGCGATCGTGGTGCCATAAAATCGCAAAAGCTCATTCCCATCGGCTAGACAACGAGGGTGCTTCTTTGGTAGTTTGCTGGCTTTTGTTTTCACGGATTCTCTGTATTCTTCGAACTGCGCTAGTGTCTTTTGCATACTGTGTACTTTAAAAACCTTCTCGACTCGACCCGTATTGTTATCGGGCTTTAACCAGCCTGATCGACAGATTATTTCTACAATCTTTCTTGATGAATCACCCTCTATAAG
This genomic interval carries:
- the LOC110898920 gene encoding uncharacterized protein LOC110898920 translates to MPTVWFLSLRKSLHCRSDPSQVHNPKTKNQLTTILTRKPGRSGCSRSIATIKDVINGGASKGVQLEKPVSCSPRSIGSSEYVNPIAHEVVVSDSKCELKITGFSGGGGGDGWVGSLVPGTPGPDPVHGVKNKLTGNNGVPQKVVRGGGVAVTVTCHKCGKQFGKWENLEDHHLSKHAVTELIEGDSSRKIVEIICRSGWLKPDNNTGRVEKVFKVHSMQKTLAQFEEYRESVKTKASKLPKKHPRCLADGNELLRFYGTTIACSLGMNGESSLCVSDKCCVCRIIRQGFSTNREFKGGIGVFTTSTSARAFESIEVSDNGLDTRKALMVCRVIAGRVHRPLENIQEITGQTGFDSLAGKIGLHSNIEDLYLLSPKALLPCFVVICKL